AAAGGAGTAATTTCTTCCTGATTCTTATGAGTCGTACATGTACCAAATGCAAAAATTCTATTCCTGATACTGAACAATTAGGACCAGTAAACGAAAAATATCCTACATGTACAAAGTGTTGGACTGAATGGAAAGAATATCAGATTATGGTCATGAATGAAATGAAATTAGATATGTCTATGGCTGATCACAGAAAATTATTAAAAAAACATGAAAAAATCTTTGTAGGTGTATTGTCTCCTGAAGGAGAAATCATTGATTATACAAATGAAGATAATAGAAAACCTGATGAGCCTCAAGTAAACTAAATTTTTAAATGAATTTTTGCATTATTTGGTATGATGATTAGAATTTTTTTCCTATCACTTTCATCTAGATTTTGAATAATTTTTTTGATCGTTTTTGCTATAGTCTCTTTTTCATTTTCTTCTAATTGCAAAAACATTTCTAAAATCCCATCTAGATTAAATGCAATTAATTTTTCTGGTTCTAACAGTGATTGGTTAATGTATGCTTGAAACATTCCTTCTCTATGATCTTCTGGAAGACTTGCTACGATTTTTAACCATGATTTAAACAATTTGGAAAAATTAAGAAATGGGATTGTTGGACCTGCTTCTAATGCATTATAGATAATTTCTTTTTTGTCTGATTCATCTTTTGAAAAAAATTCAATCATTCTTTTTTTTAAAATTGGCACTCGAAGAAAATCTGGTAGACTAGCTAAATTTACAATAATATTTCCAGCAAAATTATCTTCAGACATCGATCTAATCTGATATTGCTTGAATATAAAATCATGTGACAATACTTTAGCTTAAATAAACGAAATGGATGTTTAGAATTATGACATCCACTGTTGTTGTTGGAGGATTTTTTGGTGATGAAGGCAAAGGAAAAATTATTTCTTATTTGGCAATTAAAGATGATCCTAAAATTATTGTTCGAGGAGGTGCAGGTCCAAATGCTGGCCATACTATTATGGATGGTGATAAAGTCTACAAAGTTAGAATGCTTCCAAGTGGATTTTTAAATAAAAATGCTAAGGTTATGATTGGACCTGGTGTTGTAATTAACCCTGAAGTTTTAGCCAATGAAATTCGGGATTTTGGTGCATCTGGTCGTGTTTTTATCGATAAACACTGTGGCGTAATTGAAGATTCCCACTTACAACGAGATTCTAAAGGAGAATTAAAAGAAAAAATTGGTAGTACTGGTAGTGGAACTGGTCCAGCAAATTCTGATAGAGCAATGCGTGTCTTAAAAATGGCAAAAGATTTTGATTCATTATCTTCTTTGATTACTGACGTTCCTGAAGAGATTAATTCAGCATTATCTGAAAATCAAAATGTTCTAGTTGAAGGTACTCAAGGAACATTCCTTTCACTATGGCACGGAACATATCCTTTTGTTACTTCTAAAGATGTAACTGCATCTGGAATTTGTGCTGATGTTGGTTTAGGACCAACAAAAGTTGATGAAGTAATTGTTGTTTTCAAATCATATGTTACTCGTGTTGGAACTGGTCCTTTAGCTAAAGAATTATCTCTAGAAGAAGCTGAAAAGAAAAATTGGTCTGAATTTGGAACTGTAACTGGTCGTCAAAGACGTGCAGCTGATTTTGATTTTGATTTAGCCAGGCGTGCAATTATGCTTAATGGTGCAACACAAATTTCTATCACAAAACTTGATGTTCTTTTTACTGACTGTGCTGGAAAAACATCTTTTGATGAATTATCTGAGGATGCAAAATCATTTATCAAAAATATAGAGAATGAATTAAACACGCCTGTAACAATTATTGGAACTGGTCCTGCTATCAATGATGTTGTTGATAGAAGAAACTAGGCTCTAGATTTTTGGATAAGTTTAATTTGATAATCTTTTACAAATCCTTGTGGACAAATTAGAAACTTCTTCTGTTGATAAATTACCTCGTTACATTCAAGTACATTCAACTTTAGAATTTACAAGATTAGTTTGTGCACTTGAGCGTGCACCACGTGTATCTTTTTCACACAATCATGATGGTAGAAAAATTTTATCTGTGCAAATGGATGTTTTGAAAGAAAAACCAATTGTTTACTATACTCCTTTAGAGCGCAATGGTGATTACCTTTGTTATGGATTAAAATCTGGAAAAGAAGAATCTGACATTGTAGATTCTACTTCTGACTCTAGTAAATTATATTCACCAATTATTAGAATTAAATCTCTTCCAAAAACATTACAACCTGGTAATGGAACACTTGATCGGTATCAGCCTATTGAATTAGAGGATTTATCTAGTCTTGCAAAACTCACATGGGGTTTTGATGAAGTTCCTTTCCCGCTGTTTTTATTTCCTCATAATGACAAATGGCTTCTTGGAGTTTTTATGAATTTTAATGATGAAGGAACATCATATTTTTGTCATGTTGTATTAAACAGCGAACCTGAAAATCCATTTATCAAATTTTCTACTACAAATGGAGTTGAACCTACGTTTGTCCAAAACCCCTCTGAACATGGTTATTCTTATATCAAAATAATAAAATTGAAGGATACTCATCCACTAGTTGATTATGGCCACCTTCAAAACTAGACTTTCACAGATCTCAAAAAGTAATGGCAAAGTAATTCTTGCAAATGATTATGATTCTTCAGAAAAAAATTTACAGAATAAAACTATTCAAAACATCAAAAAACTAAATCCCTATCTTTGTGCAATTAAATTAAATTTTCATTTACTACTTCCTCTAAGTTCTAAAGAAATTATTAAAATCAATAAAACAGCACATGATTATGGATTACAAACAATTGCAGATATCAAATTAAATGACATTGGAAATACTAATCGTGTAACAACTGAACATTTGTGGAATTTGGGATTTGATGCTGTTATTGCAAATCCTATCATGGGTTTGGATAGCTTAAAGAATTTGGTAAAATCATCTCACAAAGAAAAAAATGGCGTAATTACTTTGTGTCACATGAGTGCACCTGAGGCTAGATTATCATATGATATGGAAATTAAAATGGGCAAAAAACAACAATTATACCAATTATTTCTAAATTGGGCATTAACTGCAAAAGTAGATGGAATTGTCGTTGGCGCAACGTTTCCAAAAATCATACAATATTGTTCTAAACAAGCTGGAAAAAATTTAAGTATATTTTCACCTGGAGTTGGAACTCAGGGTGGAAATGCATCAGAAGTAATTTCTTCTGGTACTGATTATCTAATTGTTGGTAGAACTATTTTAAATGCAAAGAATCCTGTTAACGTTGCAAAAGAATTACAATCACAAAGTATTTGATAACAATTTTTCAGCTTTAGTAAGAACTGTTTTTGCATTATCAAATGTTGTTTTTTCCATTGATGAATTATAATCTAACCATGTATATCCACTGTGTTCATGTGAAATTTTTACCTCTTTAGTTTTAGTTTCTGCTAAAAAGAATACAACTTTTTTTTGAACTAATTCACCTTGATATTTGAAATTATATTGAATCCACTCTTCAAAATTTTCAACAAATACAATATCTGTAATTCCTGTTTCTTCTTTTGTTTCTCTAACAGCTGTTTGATGTGTTGATTCCTCTTGCTCCATTTTTCCTTTTACAAAATCCCAATGACCTGATGGATAATGTAGTAATAGAAATAGAATTTTTGATTCTTCTTTTCTAAATAAAACAATTCCTGCAGATGTCTCTTCAATCATTTTCCTAATCTCCTTTTCCTTTCCTGAAATGTTCTTATCGCTCTCATTAAATCAATCTTTCTGAATTCTGGCCAAAAAATATCCATGAAAACCAGTTCACTATAGGCACTTTGCCACATCAAAAACCCACTTAATCTTTTTTCACCTGATGTGCGTAAAATCATATCTGGTGCTGACTGTGGTAAATGTGAAGTATATAGATTTGATTCAATCTCTTTTTTTGTAATCTCACTTATTTCCAAATTTCCGTCTTTAATTTTCTCTCCAATTTTTTTTACTGCATCAACTAATTCATACTGTCCTCCATAAGCTAATGCAATATTTAGAAAATGATTATCATAATTTTTTGTTGCATTATCTAATCTAGTTAAAACTTCTTTAATTGATTCTGGAAGTAATTCTATTCTTCCAATTGCTTTAACTCTCATTTCACATCTGTGTATTCTAGGATCGTTGTATAATTTTTCTAATCTCATTCTAATTAATTCATAGAGATCATCTAATTCACTATCTTTTCTTTCTAAATTCTCTGCTGATAATGCATAAAGTGTGACAATTTTGATATTAAATTCCTCACACCAATCAAGTAAATTCTCAACTGCATCTGCACCTCTCCAATGTCCTTTTTTATTAATTTCTAAATGTCGTTTTGCCCATCGCCTATTTCCATCCAAAATTAATGCAATATGGTTGGGAATGTCTCCTGTTTTAATTTCATTTTCTAGTTTTTTTCCATATATTTTGTATAATCCTGATAATTGCAAAACAATGTCTTTTACTTTACTCATTTCTCTGAAAACTGATGGCTATCTGATGATATTTGTGTTTTTTAAAAAATAGAATAAAATTAATTCTTAATTCTCATACCATTTCTTGGTCTTTTTGTTTTCTGTATTTTTTAAACAGAATTGTGGCTGAAACTAATGTTACTGCTAATCCTCCTAATAATGGTGGAATTAATGTGAATGAACTTTCATCAAATATCATAATATTGGTAAATTGAGCAATTATTGGATATAATGAAATCAAAACAATAATTCTTAGAATATCACTAATTTGTCTTGGAATTCCTCCAATCCAATTACTAAGTAATGTTCCAGCAAAAATTGCTCCCAATCCAATCCATAAAATTGGCAATGAGCCTGCTACAAATTGTCCAATAACAATTTGATTAGACATACTTTCAACTACTCCACCATTTTCTTCAATTATCTGAGGATCGATTGTACTAATTCCCGCCGGTACTGATGATAAAATCAATAACACTCCCGTAACCATTGTAAACATTCTGATAAAACCTGTCGGTGTAGGTTTTGACCAGCTTGTCCAAGCTCTATCTATATCAAATGCTCTGATTAAAAATGCTCCACCTAAAATACTTACAAGTACTGCAAAAATTTCTGCAGTATATCCAAAAACGGTTCCAATTCCCCCTATCAACAAAAGAATTCCTGGAACTCCCAAAAAGAATTTTGAATATTTTGTATCATAAGCAATCATTTTCAGATATTTTCCAAAAACTGCATAAGAATACTCTACACTTCTACTTACTTTCATCACTACTCTTTGTACTGAAACAACTGGCAGTACATTTTGGATAACTGGAATTACACTCTCATCATCTTCACCATCTGAAACAATTACTGCACCATTTGCATCAAATTTTTCTAGAATAATTCTTGCTTCTCGTAAAATTTTCTCATCTGCTTGTACCCCTCTATCTTTAACTCCTGTAATGGTAGCCACTTCAACTTGGTATCCTTTACTTATCAAATCTTCATAAGTCTTAATTGCAGCAAAAATTGAATTAGAATCAGCATCCTCGGGATCTTCTAATGCTAATCTTTGTGCTGCTTCTATACATGCATCCCTTCCTATTACTGGAGTGCTGATTCCTGTTTTTTCACCTACATCGTCGTCTCTATCTACACAAATTACAACTAATTTATTGGCTGTTGATTTACTTACATCTTTTTGAACTTTCGAAGATCTTTGAGACATGCTCTCTTTACATGGAATTAGTTTTTAATGATTTCCAACTCTTCTCATTAGTAAAATTCGGTTTTGAGCCTATGGTCTTAATTCATTTGATTGTTTTACATATTCCATAGATTCTGCTTTAATTGACTCAATTTTTTCTATAGTCTGTAAAATATCTTCATTTGGACTTGAATTTTGAATTTGATTTGCTAGAATCTTGGTTTCCAGAACATATTCGTTAAACTTTTTCATTGCATTCATGTAACTAATGTAACTTTCTTGCCATTGTTCAGATGGTTTTGAAGTAATGAATTCACTTATCTGCGTTGTGACTTGAGATGATGTTACTTCAGTGACTGTGATATAGTCCTCTGGTGAAATTTTTCCATCACGAAGATTTTGGTATTCGATATCTATGGATTCTTGTAATACTTCATGAATGTTTTCTGCTCCATCAAGATATCCTTGATAATCTGTTACAATGAATGTTGTATCATTTTCTTGTGGGATTATCCATAGTAAAAAACTGGCACTTGTAATTGCTGCTAAAATAATTACTGTTATTGCAATTCCTTTTTTTGATGCCATTTTCTCTTCTTATTGTGACCTAGTTTATATTTGATAATTTTTCTCAAATTATGACTAAATTAATTATATTTTGAAAAAACTATATTTTTAATTAATAATAATTGCTTTATTTATAATAAAATGTGCATTTTTATAAAAATTTTATTGATTTGATATTTTTTAGTGCCTAAAAAAAACTACGTACATCTAGTTTGATAGTGAAAAATATTTCACAGCCTCTTACTAAATACTTCCAAATTGTGTGTAATTTCATAATGGTTCAAGCATATTGTGTAAAATGTAGAGCAAAAACGGATATCAAAGATCCTAAAGAAGTGAAACTAAAGAATGGACGTCCAGCTGTAAAAGGCACATGTCCAACTTGTGGAACTAACGTATTCCGTATTGGCGCAATGCCAAAAGAATAGAGAACATTAGTTTACTCGATTCCACTTTTTCAAAAACAATATAGGGAATACCCCCCACGTTTTTTTATGACTAAATCTGACTATGAGAAATTACTTAAACGAATTGAAGACAAATTAGGTGATTCGACTGAAAAATCTTCTACCCGGTTTGAACTACCTGTTGTGGATGTAATGTGGGAAGGACAAAAAACATTTTTACGTAATTTCTCTGAATTTCCAAAAGTTTTACGAAGAGAACCCGATAAGGTACTTCAATACTTGTCAAAAGAATTTGCAGTTCCCGCAGAAAGATTGGGTGATAAAGCAATGTTTGTTGGACGTAGAGCTCCAGATGATTTTACAAGATTATTTCAAATTTATGTTAAAGACTATGTTGAATGTCCAACTTGTAAAAGTCCTGATTCAAAAATTATTAAAGAAAACCGTATTTCATTTTTAATTTGTGAAGCATGTGGTGCAAAATCTACTTTGAAAGGTAAATATGCGTAATGCAATTTTCAGTAAGAATTTCTGATTACCAAAAAAACATCATGGTCAATATGTGTGATGCTGAATTAATAGGAAAAGATGTTTTTGATGGTAAATTAAAAATTCACATTAGTGAAAGCTATTATGGTAAACAAATAGTAAACAAAGATGAGGCTACCTCTTTTTTAAAATCTGCTTCCATTATGAATCTAGTTGGTAAAGAAACAATTTCTTTAGCTATTGATCTTGGAATTGGTTCTAAAGATGGTGTTAAAATTATTTCTGATATTCCATTTTTAATTATATTTAATTCGTGACATGAATTTTCACTATCTAACCATCTCTAATGTTTTAATTAAAAAGCAATCTCTTTTATCTAGTGTGGAAAATAATAACTATTGACTGATACTATTAGTAGAAAATTAGAATCTAAAATTGATGATAAATTAATTTCAAAATCTAAACGAAGAGAACTAGATGATGGATTTAAGAAAGGTAAAGTTGTCAATGAAGTTTTAGATAAACCTACAGTTATGACATTATACAAAATGATAACAGATCATGTAATTGCATATGTTAATGGTTCTGTAAGTGCTGGAAAAGAATCTGTTGTTTTTTGGGGTGTTGCTGATGATGATACTAGTGTTGCATTGAAAATTTATTTGGTTAGTACTTCTAATTTTAAAAAACGTGAACCATATCTTACGGGAGATCCTAGATTCCGTCATGTCAAAAAGGGGACCAAAAATTTAGTTTACTTATGGGCAAAAAAAGAATACCGTAATCTTACCCAATGCTATGAGGCTGGAATTCCTGTACCTAGACCTCTTTATGTTACAAATAATGTACTAGCTATGGATTTTGTGGGTAATGATGGTGCACCTTGTAGGGCTTTGCTAACCTCAAATGTAGAACAAAATGATTATGAACAAGCAATTTCTTTAATTAAAGATCTATACCATAAAGCAAAATTAGTACATGGTGATTTTTCAGAATATAATATTTTTAAAACTGATGATGGATTAGTTGTATTTGATTTGGGTTCTGCTGTTGATCTTAGACATCCAAATTCTAAGGAGTTTCTTAAAAGAGACATTAATAACATTACACGATTCTTTAAGAAAAGAGGAATGACTATTGAAGATCCTGTTGACATATTTGAGGATATTGTAAATGAGCTTTGAAAAATTAATTCGTATACCTAATGATAGAATAGGTGCTCTAATTGGAAAATCTGGTAGCGTTAAATCTTCAATTGAAAAATCTTGTTATGTTTCAATTGATATTGACGGTGATAACGGCGAAGTTTTTATAAAATCTGTTGGTGATGTTGAAAAAATGCAACCATTCAAAGCAATGGAAATTGTTAATGCAATTGGACGAGGATTTTCTCCTGAAAATGCAATGACTTTGTTAGAAGGTGAAAATACATTACATGTAATAGACCTTAGAGAATTTGCTGGAAAATCTAATGCAAATGTTGAAAGGATAAAAGGGAGGATCATTGGAGAAGGAGGTAGAGCAAGAAAAAATATGGAAAATCTTACTAGTACACACATTTCAGTTTATGGAAGAACGGTTTCAATTATTGGCGATGCAAGTAAATTAAGATTAGTAGTTGATGCAATTTCTGCTATTTCCAGTGGAGGTATGCATGGTGCAGTTTATGACAAATTAGAAGCTGCAAACCGAAGAACAAAACAAGAAAAAATGCAATTGTGGGAAGATCAAGATGTCTTCTATTAAAGAAAAATTTAATCAAATTTCTCCTAGTGAGTTTTTTTATAGTAATAGGGATTTAGCTGGATTTAGTAATCCTACTCGTTCACTATACACTGCTGTTCGTGAATTTGTTGAAAATGCACTAGATGCATGTGATCAAAAAGGCATTCTTCCAGACGTTCATCTTACCATCAAGGCTGTTGATCCTGATAAACCTGACCCTAAACCTTACATTTTGACTGTAAAAGATAATGGACCTGGAATTGATGCAGAACACATCCCACTTGCTTTTGGAACTGTACTTTATGGTTCAAAATTTGGACTTAAACAAGCAAGAGGTATGTTTGGGTTGGGTGCAACAATGGCAATTTTGTATGGACAAATTACAACAAACAAACCTGTAACTGTAAAAAGTTCTTCAGACGCCAAAATTCAAAATCAATTTGAAATATTGTTGGATATTCAAAAAAACAAACCTGTAATAGTAAAACATACTACAAAAGAAGTTGCAAAAAAAGGATTGAGTGTCAGTATTTGTTTAGAGGGTGATTATTCTAAAGCAGGAAATAAAATTCGTGATTATGTTTATGAAACTTCTTTGATTACTCCTTATGCATCAATTACTTTTGATGACCCTAAAGGACAAAAATTTAGTCATCCTAGATTTGTAAAAGATATTCCACCACCACCTACTATTATTCGCCCTCATCCTCATGGAATTGACGTAGAACGAATTCGACGTATGATTGTTGAATCCCAATTTGAAATTCCAACAATTGATGATGCAATGATTGAAAAAGTTAGAAAAGATTTAGGTTTGTCCAAAAAGAATCTTAGTTTTAGTTCTATAATGGATAAAGCAAAGAAAAAATGGAAAAATCTTCCACGTCAAGTTAGAGTTGTAATTGCTTTAATGTCCTTTTTAAAAATGGATTTTGAAAAATTAAACAAAATTAGAATTGAGGATATTGACATGCCAAATAAAAAATTATTTTATTGGGATTTTGGTGATTCACAATCTAAATCTGTAGATATGGATCCTGAAAGTCAATATTATAAACAATTAACAAACACAGTTCAGGGCGAACCGTTAACCACATTTTTGACTAAACGATTTCAGCGTGTAGGGCCAACAACTGCAGTAAAATTTGCTGAATTTGCTAAAATAAAGCCTGAAAAAAGAATGGGCACTCTGACTAATCAAGAACTTGTCAATCTGAGTGATTCTCTTCAAAAATTTGATGATTTCATGGCTCCGGATTCTAGTTGTTTGGCTCCATTAGGTGCTGAACCTCTAGAAAAAGGAATTAAGAAATTTTTTAATCCTGATTTTGTAGCTGTAGTTCAACGTCCAGCTTCTGCTTATTCTGGATTTCCATTCATTATTGAAATGGGTATTGCTTATGGTGGTGATATTAAATCAGGCGGACCTCATGTTTATCGCTATGCAAATAGAATTCCATTACTTTATGATGAAGGAAGTGATGTTGTTATCAAAGTTGTAAATGACACTGATTGGGGAAGATACAAAGTAAAAGGTGAACCTCCTTTCATTATTGTTTCACATATTTGTTCAACAAGAATTCCATACAAAACTGCTGGAAAAGAAAATGTTGCAGATAGACAAGAAATAGAAAGAGAATTAAGATTAGCTTTGCAATTCTTATCTAGAAAATTATCTTCATTTATGTCTAAACGGGGTCAAGCTGAAGCTGCTAAAAAACGAGCAAATCTTTATGCAAAATACATTCCAATGATTGCAGAATTTTGTACCGAACTAGCTGGAAAGAAAAAAGAACCTAATTATAAGAAAATGTTAGAAACTGAAATTGAAACTGAAAATAAAAAAGCTGTAAAGGAGGAAAAAGAAATTGGCAACAAGTAAAAAACAAAAAGAAAGTAAAATTAAAGCTCGAAGTAAAAAAGCAGATGATAAACAAAAGAATATTCTTGAAA
This window of the Candidatus Nitrosomarinus catalina genome carries:
- the pyrF gene encoding orotidine-5'-phosphate decarboxylase, whose product is MATFKTRLSQISKSNGKVILANDYDSSEKNLQNKTIQNIKKLNPYLCAIKLNFHLLLPLSSKEIIKINKTAHDYGLQTIADIKLNDIGNTNRVTTEHLWNLGFDAVIANPIMGLDSLKNLVKSSHKEKNGVITLCHMSAPEARLSYDMEIKMGKKQQLYQLFLNWALTAKVDGIVVGATFPKIIQYCSKQAGKNLSIFSPGVGTQGGNASEVISSGTDYLIVGRTILNAKNPVNVAKELQSQSI
- a CDS encoding serine protein kinase RIO — protein: MTDTISRKLESKIDDKLISKSKRRELDDGFKKGKVVNEVLDKPTVMTLYKMITDHVIAYVNGSVSAGKESVVFWGVADDDTSVALKIYLVSTSNFKKREPYLTGDPRFRHVKKGTKNLVYLWAKKEYRNLTQCYEAGIPVPRPLYVTNNVLAMDFVGNDGAPCRALLTSNVEQNDYEQAISLIKDLYHKAKLVHGDFSEYNIFKTDDGLVVFDLGSAVDLRHPNSKEFLKRDINNITRFFKKRGMTIEDPVDIFEDIVNEL
- a CDS encoding DUF424 domain-containing protein; this translates as MQFSVRISDYQKNIMVNMCDAELIGKDVFDGKLKIHISESYYGKQIVNKDEATSFLKSASIMNLVGKETISLAIDLGIGSKDGVKIISDIPFLIIFNS
- a CDS encoding Fe(2+)-trafficking protein gives rise to the protein MSRTCTKCKNSIPDTEQLGPVNEKYPTCTKCWTEWKEYQIMVMNEMKLDMSMADHRKLLKKHEKIFVGVLSPEGEIIDYTNEDNRKPDEPQVN
- a CDS encoding translation initiation factor IF-2 subunit beta gives rise to the protein MTKSDYEKLLKRIEDKLGDSTEKSSTRFELPVVDVMWEGQKTFLRNFSEFPKVLRREPDKVLQYLSKEFAVPAERLGDKAMFVGRRAPDDFTRLFQIYVKDYVECPTCKSPDSKIIKENRISFLICEACGAKSTLKGKYA
- a CDS encoding adenylosuccinate synthetase; translation: MTSTVVVGGFFGDEGKGKIISYLAIKDDPKIIVRGGAGPNAGHTIMDGDKVYKVRMLPSGFLNKNAKVMIGPGVVINPEVLANEIRDFGASGRVFIDKHCGVIEDSHLQRDSKGELKEKIGSTGSGTGPANSDRAMRVLKMAKDFDSLSSLITDVPEEINSALSENQNVLVEGTQGTFLSLWHGTYPFVTSKDVTASGICADVGLGPTKVDEVIVVFKSYVTRVGTGPLAKELSLEEAEKKNWSEFGTVTGRQRRAADFDFDLARRAIMLNGATQISITKLDVLFTDCAGKTSFDELSEDAKSFIKNIENELNTPVTIIGTGPAINDVVDRRN
- a CDS encoding KH domain-containing protein, producing the protein MSFEKLIRIPNDRIGALIGKSGSVKSSIEKSCYVSIDIDGDNGEVFIKSVGDVEKMQPFKAMEIVNAIGRGFSPENAMTLLEGENTLHVIDLREFAGKSNANVERIKGRIIGEGGRARKNMENLTSTHISVYGRTVSIIGDASKLRLVVDAISAISSGGMHGAVYDKLEAANRRTKQEKMQLWEDQDVFY
- a CDS encoding bis(5'-nucleosyl)-tetraphosphatase, with the protein product MIEETSAGIVLFRKEESKILFLLLHYPSGHWDFVKGKMEQEESTHQTAVRETKEETGITDIVFVENFEEWIQYNFKYQGELVQKKVVFFLAETKTKEVKISHEHSGYTWLDYNSSMEKTTFDNAKTVLTKAEKLLSNTL
- the uppS gene encoding polyprenyl diphosphate synthase; the protein is MSKVKDIVLQLSGLYKIYGKKLENEIKTGDIPNHIALILDGNRRWAKRHLEINKKGHWRGADAVENLLDWCEEFNIKIVTLYALSAENLERKDSELDDLYELIRMRLEKLYNDPRIHRCEMRVKAIGRIELLPESIKEVLTRLDNATKNYDNHFLNIALAYGGQYELVDAVKKIGEKIKDGNLEISEITKKEIESNLYTSHLPQSAPDMILRTSGEKRLSGFLMWQSAYSELVFMDIFWPEFRKIDLMRAIRTFQERKRRLGK
- a CDS encoding DNA topoisomerase VI subunit B, coding for MSSIKEKFNQISPSEFFYSNRDLAGFSNPTRSLYTAVREFVENALDACDQKGILPDVHLTIKAVDPDKPDPKPYILTVKDNGPGIDAEHIPLAFGTVLYGSKFGLKQARGMFGLGATMAILYGQITTNKPVTVKSSSDAKIQNQFEILLDIQKNKPVIVKHTTKEVAKKGLSVSICLEGDYSKAGNKIRDYVYETSLITPYASITFDDPKGQKFSHPRFVKDIPPPPTIIRPHPHGIDVERIRRMIVESQFEIPTIDDAMIEKVRKDLGLSKKNLSFSSIMDKAKKKWKNLPRQVRVVIALMSFLKMDFEKLNKIRIEDIDMPNKKLFYWDFGDSQSKSVDMDPESQYYKQLTNTVQGEPLTTFLTKRFQRVGPTTAVKFAEFAKIKPEKRMGTLTNQELVNLSDSLQKFDDFMAPDSSCLAPLGAEPLEKGIKKFFNPDFVAVVQRPASAYSGFPFIIEMGIAYGGDIKSGGPHVYRYANRIPLLYDEGSDVVIKVVNDTDWGRYKVKGEPPFIIVSHICSTRIPYKTAGKENVADRQEIERELRLALQFLSRKLSSFMSKRGQAEAAKKRANLYAKYIPMIAEFCTELAGKKKEPNYKKMLETEIETENKKAVKEEKEIGNK
- a CDS encoding DUF373 family protein, whose product is MSQRSSKVQKDVSKSTANKLVVICVDRDDDVGEKTGISTPVIGRDACIEAAQRLALEDPEDADSNSIFAAIKTYEDLISKGYQVEVATITGVKDRGVQADEKILREARIILEKFDANGAVIVSDGEDDESVIPVIQNVLPVVSVQRVVMKVSRSVEYSYAVFGKYLKMIAYDTKYSKFFLGVPGILLLIGGIGTVFGYTAEIFAVLVSILGGAFLIRAFDIDRAWTSWSKPTPTGFIRMFTMVTGVLLILSSVPAGISTIDPQIIEENGGVVESMSNQIVIGQFVAGSLPILWIGLGAIFAGTLLSNWIGGIPRQISDILRIIVLISLYPIIAQFTNIMIFDESSFTLIPPLLGGLAVTLVSATILFKKYRKQKDQEMV
- a CDS encoding DUF5679 domain-containing protein, with the protein product MVQAYCVKCRAKTDIKDPKEVKLKNGRPAVKGTCPTCGTNVFRIGAMPKE